A single window of Alistipes sp. ZOR0009 DNA harbors:
- a CDS encoding MFS transporter, whose amino-acid sequence MTSQAKSGKTLVVPLVIVGVLFFVMGFGVGISGFLTPFLQNAFNLSVSQSYLVTAAIFSAFVVFGAPAGWVIKKFGYRMGMLFAFFIMAAGMLLFVPSAKMSSFPIFLLALFVGGIGNTLLQAAVNPYVTIIGPKESAAMRMCLMGIMNKAAWWLSSLFLGLFLNLNNVQLSDIILPFYIVTAILVGLGVFMYFAPLPEVKAEGEDESEAGNEVSSYASSKTSILQFPHLLMGVAALFLYVGIETLPMVSIIGYAKSVFGDVAGLESFSKYVTIGLVIGYIFGVLMIPKIISQTTALKAFAIIGIVASGLLIYLPGEYGVYCMAFLGFANSLMWPAIWPLAIADLGKFTKTGSSLLVMGIVGGAVVPFIFGMLVDAFKVNEVVTAASYQSAFWIFIPAYLFILYFGVKGHKLR is encoded by the coding sequence ATGACGAGTCAAGCAAAATCAGGGAAGACGCTAGTCGTTCCGCTGGTTATAGTCGGAGTACTATTTTTTGTTATGGGTTTTGGAGTTGGTATAAGCGGATTCCTAACACCATTCCTTCAAAATGCATTTAACCTATCCGTTTCGCAGTCGTACCTGGTTACGGCGGCCATCTTCTCTGCGTTTGTCGTATTCGGCGCTCCTGCAGGATGGGTTATCAAAAAATTTGGCTACCGCATGGGAATGCTCTTCGCCTTCTTCATCATGGCTGCCGGAATGCTTCTTTTTGTGCCTTCGGCCAAAATGAGCAGCTTCCCCATCTTCCTGCTGGCACTTTTCGTGGGTGGTATTGGTAACACCCTGCTTCAGGCTGCCGTAAACCCCTACGTTACCATCATCGGCCCTAAGGAGAGCGCCGCCATGCGCATGTGCCTTATGGGCATCATGAACAAGGCTGCCTGGTGGCTTTCGTCGCTATTCCTTGGCCTGTTCCTAAACCTAAATAACGTTCAGCTAAGCGATATCATCCTTCCATTCTACATCGTTACCGCCATTCTAGTTGGACTAGGCGTTTTCATGTACTTCGCTCCACTTCCCGAAGTGAAGGCCGAAGGCGAGGACGAGTCGGAGGCAGGCAACGAGGTGTCGTCGTACGCTTCGTCTAAGACAAGCATCCTTCAGTTCCCCCACCTGCTAATGGGCGTAGCTGCGCTATTCCTATACGTAGGCATCGAAACCCTTCCAATGGTATCCATCATCGGCTACGCTAAGTCGGTTTTTGGCGACGTGGCAGGTCTCGAAAGCTTCTCGAAGTACGTAACCATCGGTTTGGTTATCGGCTACATCTTTGGCGTTCTTATGATCCCCAAAATCATCTCCCAAACAACAGCCCTTAAGGCGTTCGCAATAATTGGTATTGTGGCATCTGGCCTCCTTATCTACCTTCCAGGCGAGTACGGCGTGTACTGCATGGCATTCCTCGGATTTGCCAACTCGCTAATGTGGCCAGCCATTTGGCCGCTTGCCATTGCCGACCTGGGCAAGTTTACCAAAACAGGCTCGTCGCTGCTGGTAATGGGTATCGTAGGTGGCGCCGTGGTGCCATTCATCTTCGGTATGCTCGTTGATGCCTTTAAGGTAAACGAGGTGGTTACCGCCGCCAGCTACCAAAGCGCATTCTGGATCTTCATCCCAGCCTACCTATTCATCCTTTACTTTGGCGTAAAAGGTCACAAGCTACGCTAG